The Methanobrevibacter sp. genome contains a region encoding:
- the rnc gene encoding ribonuclease III, whose translation MNLFEKFGIETENEHLYEIAFTHGSYSTEYHLDYNYERLEFLGDSILSLIVSEYLYKKYPQYEEGSLTKLRSNYVCQNALIYYSHELGLNEYIRLYADESNLTRNEIISITADVFESFLGAIFLDQGIDFAKEFISRHVFKYIDEERVFFRDYKSAIKEYADAEELEISYETIHEYGVPHDKTFIISILINGKEMGVGKGKNKKEAQQAAAKVAIEKLNIGVLNE comes from the coding sequence ATGAATCTATTTGAAAAATTTGGGATTGAAACTGAAAATGAACATTTGTATGAGATTGCATTTACACACGGCTCATATAGTACAGAATATCATTTGGATTATAATTATGAAAGATTGGAATTTTTAGGAGATTCCATTTTGAGTTTGATTGTATCCGAGTATCTCTACAAAAAATACCCTCAATATGAGGAGGGAAGCTTAACCAAGCTTCGGTCCAATTATGTGTGTCAAAACGCATTGATTTATTATTCTCATGAATTGGGCTTGAATGAATATATCAGATTATACGCTGATGAGTCAAACCTGACAAGAAATGAGATAATATCCATCACTGCGGATGTATTCGAATCATTTTTAGGGGCAATATTCCTTGATCAGGGTATTGATTTCGCAAAAGAATTTATATCCCGACATGTTTTCAAATATATTGATGAAGAAAGGGTATTCTTTAGAGACTATAAATCCGCAATAAAGGAATACGCTGATGCAGAAGAACTGGAAATATCCTATGAAACCATACACGAATATGGTGTTCCCCATGACAAGACATTCATAATATCCATTTTGATTAATGGAAAGGAAATGGGTGTTGGAAAAGGAAAGAATAAGAAGGAAGCACAACAAGCTGCTGCAAAAGTTGCGATTGAAAAATTGAATATTGGTGTTTTAAATGAATGA
- a CDS encoding homoserine O-acetyltransferase, translated as MNDESVGIVETKYLNIDEPISLDSGETLNNVTVAYETYGELNKEKSNAILICHALTGDAHAAGWHKGDKKPGWWEIVIGPGKAIDSEKYFIICSNVLGGCKGTTGPSSINPETGKEYGLDFPVITIKDMVNVQKKLIDSFEISQLVAVIGGSMGGMQVLQWMVSYPKMMKKAIPIATSAMSYPQQIAFNAVGRQAIFSDPNWNGGNYYETGKKPENGLSLARMIAHITYLSDESMDIKFGRGLQDKDEISYDFTIDFQVESYLRHQGRTFVKRFDANSYLYITKAVDLFDLSVNNSISDGFKDVEAKVEVISVDSDWLYPTEQNKEILTALNANDVETSFSEIKSNYGHDAFLLEKGQLNFIFSKFLSDNIVEDIMMEEIATIKEDADVKDAAKLMLDKHVTHIPVVTDDYKLIGIVTSWDLSKSIATNSNHLKDIMTTTVKYCHANDSIEDIARKMRKFDISCLPVVNEDMKVLGLITTDQISNLLS; from the coding sequence ATGAATGATGAATCTGTTGGCATTGTTGAGACAAAATATCTTAATATCGATGAACCGATTAGTTTGGATAGTGGTGAAACTCTAAACAATGTTACTGTTGCTTATGAAACTTATGGTGAGCTTAACAAGGAAAAGTCCAATGCTATTTTGATATGCCATGCATTAACAGGAGATGCTCACGCTGCAGGTTGGCATAAAGGAGATAAAAAGCCCGGATGGTGGGAAATTGTAATCGGGCCTGGAAAAGCCATCGACAGTGAAAAGTATTTTATCATATGTTCTAATGTGCTGGGAGGTTGTAAGGGAACAACCGGTCCAAGTTCAATCAATCCTGAAACCGGTAAGGAATACGGCCTTGATTTTCCGGTAATAACCATTAAGGACATGGTAAATGTTCAAAAGAAACTCATTGACTCATTTGAAATCAGCCAGCTAGTTGCGGTCATTGGCGGATCAATGGGTGGAATGCAGGTTCTGCAATGGATGGTCTCATATCCTAAAATGATGAAAAAGGCAATTCCTATAGCAACTTCGGCAATGTCTTACCCTCAGCAGATAGCTTTTAATGCTGTAGGCCGCCAGGCAATCTTTTCTGATCCAAACTGGAACGGCGGAAATTATTATGAAACTGGCAAGAAACCCGAAAACGGATTGTCTCTAGCCCGCATGATTGCTCACATTACTTATCTAAGTGATGAATCAATGGACATCAAATTTGGAAGGGGCTTGCAGGATAAGGATGAAATCAGCTATGACTTTACAATCGATTTTCAAGTCGAAAGCTACCTAAGACATCAGGGAAGAACATTTGTGAAACGTTTTGATGCAAACAGCTATCTATACATTACAAAAGCCGTTGACTTGTTTGACCTTTCAGTTAATAATTCAATAAGCGATGGGTTTAAGGATGTTGAAGCTAAAGTAGAAGTGATTTCTGTTGATTCTGATTGGCTATACCCAACAGAACAGAATAAAGAGATTTTGACCGCCCTTAATGCTAATGATGTTGAAACATCATTTTCAGAAATCAAATCTAATTACGGTCACGATGCGTTTTTACTTGAAAAAGGACAGCTCAATTTCATTTTCTCAAAATTCCTATCAGACAACATTGTTGAAGACATAATGATGGAGGAAATCGCCACAATTAAAGAGGATGCTGATGTTAAAGATGCAGCTAAATTAATGCTGGATAAACATGTAACACACATTCCTGTTGTAACTGATGATTATAAACTGATTGGTATTGTTACAAGTTGGGATTTATCCAAATCAATTGCGACCAATTCAAATCACCTGAAAGACATCATGACAACAACTGTCAAATATTGTCATGCTAATGATTCCATTGAAGACATCGCAAGAAAAATGCGTAAATTTGACATTTCCTGTCTTCCAGTTGTTAATGAAGACATGAAAGTTCTTGGTCTTATTACAACAGACCAGATTAGTAATTTACTCAGTTAA